A genomic segment from Paenibacillus sp. FSL K6-1096 encodes:
- the chvE gene encoding multiple monosaccharide ABC transporter substrate-binding protein, with protein sequence MKRYSVVLSLLLTMVMILSACSGNSNSSGGSGDGGKGKVGLAMPTKSSERWVNDGNNMKKEFEKLGYTTDLQYAEDVVENQVSQIENMITKGAKAIVIASIDGEALTDVLQKAHDANVKVIAYDRLIKKSEYVDYYATFDNFKVGVLQGSYIEEKLGLKDGKGPFNIELFGGSPDDNNAYFFFDGAMSILKKYIESGKLVVRSNQMTMDQVATLRWDGAAAQARMDNLLSANYASEHLDAVLSPYDGISIGILSSLKGVGYGSGDKPLPVVTGQDAELASVKSILAGEQTQTVFKDTRELAKKAVQMTESVLNGTEAEVNDTTTYDNGVKIVPSYLLEPVSVDASNVDKVLVEGGYYTKEQLGQ encoded by the coding sequence ATGAAACGCTATTCGGTAGTATTGTCTCTTCTGCTAACAATGGTAATGATCTTGTCTGCATGCAGCGGTAACAGTAATTCTTCGGGAGGCAGCGGAGATGGGGGCAAGGGCAAGGTTGGACTTGCGATGCCGACGAAATCCTCGGAGCGGTGGGTGAATGACGGCAACAACATGAAGAAGGAATTCGAGAAGCTCGGGTACACAACGGATCTGCAATATGCCGAGGATGTCGTTGAGAACCAGGTCTCCCAGATTGAGAACATGATCACCAAAGGCGCGAAAGCAATTGTTATCGCTTCCATCGACGGTGAGGCGCTGACGGATGTGCTCCAGAAGGCTCATGACGCTAACGTTAAGGTCATTGCCTATGACCGTCTGATTAAAAAAAGCGAATACGTCGACTATTATGCAACCTTCGATAATTTCAAGGTGGGTGTGCTGCAGGGCTCCTACATTGAAGAGAAGCTTGGCCTGAAGGACGGCAAAGGGCCGTTCAACATCGAGCTGTTCGGCGGCTCGCCGGATGACAACAACGCCTACTTCTTCTTCGACGGCGCGATGTCGATCCTCAAGAAGTATATCGAATCCGGCAAGCTGGTGGTGCGCAGCAATCAGATGACGATGGACCAGGTGGCGACCCTGCGTTGGGACGGTGCGGCAGCTCAAGCGCGGATGGATAATCTGCTGAGCGCGAACTATGCCAGTGAGCATCTGGATGCGGTTTTGTCTCCGTACGACGGCATCAGCATCGGCATTCTCTCCTCCTTGAAGGGGGTAGGCTATGGTTCCGGCGACAAGCCGCTGCCGGTGGTGACCGGGCAGGATGCCGAGCTGGCGTCCGTGAAATCGATTCTGGCCGGAGAGCAGACACAGACGGTGTTCAAGGATACCCGCGAGCTAGCCAAGAAGGCGGTGCAGATGACCGAGAGTGTGCTGAATGGAACGGAAGCCGAAGTCAATGACACCACAACCTACGACAACGGGGTCAAAATCGTCCCGTCCTACCTGCTGGAGCCGGTATCTGTGGACGCAAGCAACGTGGATAAGGTGCTGGTAGAGGGAGGCTATTATACCAAGGAGCAACTGGGGCAATAG
- the mmsA gene encoding multiple monosaccharide ABC transporter ATP-binding protein yields MSEFILEMRGITKTFPGVKALSDVHLQVKAGEIHALCGENGAGKSTLMKVLSGVYPHGTYEGDILYQGQVCQFKDIKDSEGLGIVIIHQELALIPYLSISENIFLGNEQARRGVINWHETTVKTKELLATVGLKESPFTEVSSIGVGKQQLVEIAKALSKEVKLLILDEPTAALNEDDSENLLDLILELKQRGISSIIISHKLNEIEKIADSVTILRDGQTIKTLDMKQDAVTEDVIIKGMVGRDLTNRYPERTPELGETIFEIRDWEVYHPTQADRKMLDQINLHIRRGEVVGIAGLMGAGRTELAMSVFGKSYGRRISGQTFMHGKEVHLNNITQAIEHGLAYVTEDRKHYGLILIDDIKRNISLSSLNKLSRRGVINENEEVLVAEEYRRKLNIKTPSILQKTVNLSGGNQQKVVLSKWIYAGPDVLILDEPTRGIDVGAKYEIYSIINDLAAQGKGVLVISSELPEIIGMCDRIYTMCEGRISGEVERKDATQELLMKFMTRSRG; encoded by the coding sequence ATGAGCGAATTTATTTTGGAGATGAGAGGCATTACGAAGACCTTCCCCGGCGTCAAAGCGCTCTCCGATGTCCATCTGCAGGTGAAGGCAGGCGAGATTCACGCCCTCTGCGGGGAGAACGGGGCAGGCAAATCCACGCTGATGAAGGTGCTGAGCGGCGTCTATCCGCATGGAACATATGAAGGAGATATCCTGTACCAGGGGCAGGTCTGCCAGTTCAAGGATATCAAGGACAGCGAGGGCCTGGGAATTGTTATTATTCATCAGGAGCTGGCGCTGATTCCGTATCTGTCGATTTCGGAGAACATCTTCCTCGGCAACGAGCAGGCGAGGCGCGGGGTGATCAACTGGCACGAGACGACGGTGAAGACCAAGGAGCTGCTGGCCACCGTCGGCCTCAAGGAGTCGCCGTTTACAGAGGTATCTTCCATCGGTGTGGGCAAGCAGCAACTGGTAGAGATCGCGAAGGCGCTCTCCAAGGAAGTGAAGCTGCTGATTCTCGATGAGCCGACGGCGGCGCTGAATGAGGATGATAGCGAGAACCTGCTGGACCTGATCCTGGAGCTGAAGCAGCGGGGGATATCCTCGATTATCATTTCCCACAAATTGAACGAAATCGAGAAGATAGCGGATTCAGTCACGATTCTGCGGGACGGACAGACCATTAAGACACTGGATATGAAGCAGGATGCGGTGACGGAGGATGTCATTATCAAGGGCATGGTCGGGCGGGATCTGACGAACCGCTACCCGGAGCGCACGCCGGAGCTGGGCGAGACAATCTTCGAGATCCGCGACTGGGAGGTGTACCATCCCACGCAGGCGGACCGCAAAATGCTGGACCAGATCAACCTCCATATCCGGCGCGGCGAGGTGGTCGGCATTGCCGGGCTGATGGGTGCGGGGCGAACGGAGCTGGCAATGAGCGTGTTCGGCAAGTCTTACGGCCGGCGGATCAGCGGGCAGACATTCATGCACGGCAAGGAGGTGCACCTGAACAACATCACCCAGGCGATTGAGCACGGGCTGGCCTATGTCACCGAGGACCGCAAGCATTACGGACTGATCCTGATCGACGACATCAAGCGGAACATCTCGCTAAGCAGCCTGAACAAGCTGTCCCGCCGGGGCGTGATCAATGAGAATGAGGAGGTTCTGGTTGCGGAGGAATACCGCAGGAAGCTGAACATCAAGACCCCCAGCATTCTGCAAAAGACGGTCAACCTCAGCGGCGGCAACCAGCAGAAGGTGGTGCTCAGCAAATGGATCTATGCCGGACCGGATGTCCTGATCCTGGATGAGCCTACGCGCGGTATTGATGTGGGGGCTAAATATGAAATCTACTCGATTATCAACGATCTGGCGGCACAGGGCAAGGGTGTGCTGGTGATCTCCTCCGAGCTGCCGGAGATTATCGGGATGTGCGACCGGATCTACACCATGTGCGAGGGGCGGATCAGCGGGGAAGTTGAGCGGAAGGACGCCACGCAGGAGCTTTTGATGAAATTTATGACACGAAGCAGGGGGTAA
- the mmsB gene encoding multiple monosaccharide ABC transporter permease produces MEAISELFKKNIRQYGMIIALIFISVFFQILTDGILLKPLNVTNLILQNSYILVLAIGMVLVIITGHIDLSVGSVAAFIGALSAIMMVDMEMNPVLAVVISLLMGALVGAWQGFWVAYIKIPAFIVTLAGMLLFRGLTMIVLNGQSIAPFPKSFQKISSGFIPDVASGGSLNILTLIIGVVLSLLVIYQEIRSRRVTVKYGFDQSPVWMSVAKAAALVIVINLFTYVLAQYNGIPNILVILLVLIVIYSFVMNHMTMGRHIYALGGNEKAASLSGVKTKRVTFWVFVNMGVLAALSGLVFAARLNSATPKAGTNFELDAIAACFIGGASASGGIGTVVGAIIGGLVMGVMNNGMSLVGLGVDWQQGIKGLVLLLAVGFDIYNKSKTA; encoded by the coding sequence ATGGAAGCCATTAGTGAACTATTCAAAAAAAATATCCGCCAATACGGCATGATCATTGCCCTGATCTTTATCTCTGTGTTCTTTCAAATTCTGACGGACGGCATTCTGCTGAAGCCGCTGAACGTCACCAACCTGATTCTGCAGAACAGCTACATTCTGGTGCTGGCCATCGGGATGGTGCTGGTCATCATCACCGGTCATATCGACCTGTCGGTCGGTTCGGTGGCCGCCTTCATCGGTGCATTGTCCGCGATCATGATGGTCGATATGGAGATGAATCCGGTCCTGGCAGTAGTAATCTCACTGCTGATGGGTGCGCTGGTCGGGGCCTGGCAGGGCTTCTGGGTTGCTTATATCAAAATCCCGGCGTTCATCGTCACCCTGGCGGGGATGCTGCTGTTCCGCGGATTGACAATGATCGTGCTGAACGGTCAGTCGATTGCCCCGTTTCCTAAGTCATTTCAGAAGATCAGCTCCGGCTTCATTCCAGATGTCGCCAGCGGCGGCTCGCTGAACATCCTGACGCTGATTATCGGCGTTGTCCTGTCGCTGCTGGTGATCTATCAGGAAATCCGCAGCCGCCGGGTTACGGTGAAGTACGGCTTTGACCAGTCTCCGGTCTGGATGTCCGTAGCCAAGGCTGCCGCGCTGGTGATCGTCATCAATCTGTTCACCTATGTTCTGGCGCAATATAACGGAATTCCGAATATCCTTGTGATTCTGCTGGTGCTGATCGTGATCTACTCCTTTGTAATGAACCATATGACGATGGGCCGGCATATCTACGCACTGGGCGGGAATGAGAAGGCGGCAAGCCTCTCCGGCGTCAAAACCAAACGTGTGACCTTCTGGGTCTTCGTCAACATGGGTGTCCTGGCCGCCCTGTCCGGTCTGGTGTTCGCAGCACGCCTGAACTCGGCGACACCTAAGGCCGGAACCAACTTCGAGCTGGATGCCATCGCCGCCTGCTTCATCGGCGGAGCCTCGGCCTCCGGCGGCATCGGGACCGTGGTCGGCGCTATTATCGGCGGGCTGGTCATGGGGGTCATGAACAACGGGATGTCGCTTGTCGGCCTCGGCGTTGACTGGCAGCAGGGCATCAAGGGACTGGTGCTGCTGCTGGCGGTGGGCTTTGATATCTATAACAAGTCGAAGACGGCGTGA
- a CDS encoding TraX family protein, with product MQIIAMLTMLIDHVGLIFYPGELAWRYVGRIAFPIYCYALVQGHIHTSSRPRYLRRLLVIAVLAQIPYNLAIDPGGWNVVFTLLFSALVLTVLDLLPKLWMGIPVVVAAVLLTDALPLDYNAYGLLLVLIFRYTRSYWLVLAHMALNVFYLFYYNWLVQLASIVPTILIALTPGFWTLLEKRRLPRWVWWSFYPAHLAALALVKFLMFEDWVFIDWRSLFSV from the coding sequence ATGCAGATTATTGCCATGCTGACGATGCTGATTGACCATGTCGGCCTGATTTTTTACCCGGGTGAGCTGGCCTGGAGATATGTGGGGAGAATTGCCTTCCCGATCTACTGCTACGCGCTGGTGCAAGGGCATATCCATACGTCCTCCCGGCCCCGTTATCTGCGGCGGCTGCTGGTTATCGCGGTGCTGGCCCAGATTCCGTATAACCTGGCGATTGATCCTGGCGGCTGGAATGTAGTATTCACGCTGCTGTTCTCTGCGCTTGTCCTCACGGTGCTGGATCTGCTGCCCAAGCTGTGGATGGGCATTCCGGTCGTAGTGGCGGCTGTGCTGCTGACGGATGCGCTGCCGCTGGATTACAACGCCTACGGGCTGCTGCTGGTGCTGATCTTCCGGTACACCCGCTCCTACTGGCTGGTGCTGGCGCATATGGCGCTGAATGTATTTTATCTCTTCTATTATAATTGGCTGGTGCAGCTGGCCAGTATTGTGCCGACGATTCTGATTGCGCTGACGCCGGGCTTCTGGACGCTGCTGGAGAAGAGACGCCTGCCGCGCTGGGTCTGGTGGAGCTTTTATCCGGCACATTTAGCTGCTCTTGCTCTGGTAAAGTTTCTCATGTTCGAAGATTGGGTATTTATAGATTGGCGGAGTTTATTCAGCGTGTAA
- a CDS encoding copper amine oxidase N-terminal domain-containing protein, with translation MKKMKARTKWLVPILALLLILSGCQAVGGFDVNKALLGDIDVKSSESSTTMSLSAVPAAGISAEDQEVVDLINSLSLTLGHVKMQDNTTLSATGVVGYKELKIPFSLYMDQKNMVFTAEGAKQPFYIPLASNEMLLGLEVTDPAKTMEFSKLVSQFVVKNLPNPGAINVSSVSEAVYGQQTSLTKLHTEITGEEFPVLLKSFLRSVSKDTEGFTALISGFYDYMYPLLKDRAEDLNSIGLGDIPLEDKEGVVTVVHDAAKLAVDALLLVYDKQLENLYEQTPELKTVLGKDTKLSVDIFVDSGFHVRKQNMELNVALPSSSDLPLQSINLKAASETWNVNGSVTADPISTTGAIDATNPEMTPGETLRNFEPGSAMHKMLKDEMKITSKSLMIAPDDDYYYPIVEDGTTYVPLRYVAEDMDAKVEWDAPNRAIKVTDDVYGDQLVFKIGSAQAVIAGTTVKLPQAVFVDEYGDAYVPLRVLAQGLHATVEVDEDGYIWIDRP, from the coding sequence ATGAAGAAAATGAAAGCAAGAACCAAATGGCTGGTGCCGATTCTCGCCCTGCTGCTGATTCTGTCCGGCTGTCAGGCCGTCGGCGGTTTCGATGTCAATAAGGCGTTGCTTGGGGATATCGATGTGAAATCGTCGGAATCCAGCACTACGATGAGCCTAAGCGCTGTACCGGCAGCAGGCATCAGTGCAGAGGACCAGGAAGTTGTCGATCTTATTAATTCTTTATCCCTTACACTCGGTCATGTGAAGATGCAGGATAACACGACTCTCTCAGCAACAGGAGTTGTCGGTTATAAGGAACTGAAGATTCCGTTCTCCCTCTACATGGACCAGAAGAACATGGTCTTTACTGCAGAAGGCGCGAAGCAGCCGTTCTATATCCCGCTGGCGAGCAATGAAATGCTGCTTGGCCTGGAAGTTACTGATCCTGCCAAGACCATGGAATTCTCCAAGCTGGTCTCCCAGTTTGTGGTCAAGAATCTGCCGAATCCGGGTGCGATCAATGTATCGTCCGTATCGGAAGCGGTGTATGGCCAGCAGACCAGCTTGACGAAGCTACATACAGAAATAACCGGCGAAGAGTTCCCGGTATTGCTGAAGAGCTTCCTGAGATCGGTGTCCAAGGATACCGAAGGCTTCACTGCCCTGATCAGCGGATTCTATGATTATATGTATCCATTGCTCAAGGACAGAGCGGAAGATCTGAACAGCATCGGTCTGGGCGATATTCCGCTGGAAGACAAAGAAGGGGTAGTTACCGTAGTACATGATGCGGCCAAACTGGCTGTGGATGCCCTGCTGCTCGTCTATGACAAGCAATTGGAGAATCTGTATGAACAGACCCCTGAACTCAAGACTGTACTTGGCAAGGATACGAAGCTGAGTGTGGATATCTTCGTGGACAGCGGCTTCCATGTGCGCAAGCAGAACATGGAACTGAACGTGGCCCTGCCGTCCAGCAGTGACCTGCCGCTGCAGAGCATTAATCTGAAGGCAGCATCGGAGACCTGGAATGTGAACGGCTCTGTAACCGCAGATCCGATCTCTACAACCGGAGCCATCGATGCCACCAATCCGGAGATGACTCCGGGTGAGACCCTGAGAAACTTCGAGCCCGGCTCAGCGATGCATAAGATGCTCAAAGATGAGATGAAGATCACCTCCAAGAGCCTGATGATCGCGCCGGATGATGATTATTATTATCCGATCGTAGAAGATGGCACCACCTACGTACCGCTGCGTTATGTGGCCGAGGATATGGATGCCAAGGTGGAGTGGGATGCCCCTAACCGTGCCATCAAGGTAACCGATGATGTATACGGCGATCAGCTTGTATTCAAAATCGGTTCAGCCCAGGCAGTGATTGCCGGGACAACCGTGAAGCTTCCGCAGGCAGTATTTGTGGATGAATACGGAGATGCCTATGTGCCGCTGCGTGTACTGGCCCAAGGCCTGCACGCCACGGTGGAAGTGGATGAAGACGGTTATATCTGGATTGACCGTCCATAA
- a CDS encoding BlaI/MecI/CopY family transcriptional regulator, which translates to METYKLFDAEYKFACLVWDHEPINSTELVKLSLSTLGWKKSTTYTVLRKLCERGVLRNEGAIVTAIIPKAEAQRYESQTVVERTFGGSLPQFLTAFLGDKKLSAKEAAELKRIIEEASERR; encoded by the coding sequence GTGGAGACCTATAAACTTTTCGATGCTGAATACAAATTTGCTTGCCTGGTCTGGGATCATGAGCCTATTAATTCGACAGAGCTGGTGAAGCTTAGCCTCTCCACCCTGGGCTGGAAGAAGTCTACGACTTATACCGTGTTAAGGAAGCTATGTGAACGAGGTGTTCTCAGGAACGAGGGTGCGATTGTTACGGCTATTATTCCGAAGGCGGAGGCCCAGCGCTATGAGAGTCAGACGGTGGTGGAGCGGACCTTTGGCGGGTCTTTGCCGCAGTTTTTGACGGCCTTTCTTGGAGACAAGAAGTTATCTGCGAAGGAGGCAGCGGAGCTGAAAAGGATTATTGAGGAGGCTTCCGAAAGACGATGA
- a CDS encoding M56 family metallopeptidase: protein MTHLWINILNMSITASYVAVAVMLARIILKRAPKLFSYLLWSAVIIRLLLPVSFTSSFSILGLVQPAGHTGTGVMEFVPKNIGFQLQPAVDTGIGGSDSLINNLLPAAAPAASANPVQLLLWGGSIVWLTGVVALLMYSVISYLRIVRRIRTATLVSGNIYESDQIASPFVCGFVKPRIYIPAGLSVQELPYILLHEQTHIRRRDYLIKPLMFLLVILHWFNPLMWLSYRLMSKDMEMSCDEAVLRKLGPQIRSSYSSSLLALAVHRSGLATGSSLAFGEGSVKARIKHVLAYRQPTSASITGSILVLALIIAGCTANPQPLEPPKLYSGYAVKQLLESQTPYVGNNSKVSELVAGMPLPDGLEGAGIELTTGSRPYGLTVNYLMNDKTGMWNEELGALTREPLLSNSVLLFSLIDNVDIINYSLADDGVSYSFTFTREEADELIGEDVRQYAGDEAGQRKLIERLASVSLDAQPAAVGEQI from the coding sequence ATGACCCACTTGTGGATAAATATTCTGAATATGAGTATTACCGCCAGTTATGTGGCCGTTGCGGTGATGCTGGCAAGGATCATCCTGAAGCGTGCGCCCAAGCTCTTCTCTTATCTTCTGTGGTCGGCAGTAATCATCCGGCTGCTCCTTCCGGTCAGCTTCACCTCAAGCTTCAGTATTCTGGGGCTGGTGCAGCCCGCAGGCCATACGGGTACAGGGGTGATGGAATTCGTTCCGAAGAATATCGGATTTCAGCTACAGCCTGCGGTGGACACAGGGATTGGCGGTTCAGACAGCCTGATTAATAACCTGCTTCCCGCTGCGGCGCCGGCGGCAAGTGCTAACCCCGTGCAGCTTCTCCTGTGGGGCGGGAGCATCGTCTGGCTGACAGGCGTTGTAGCCTTGTTAATGTACAGCGTTATCTCTTACTTACGGATTGTGCGCAGAATCCGTACGGCAACCTTGGTGAGCGGCAATATTTACGAGAGTGACCAGATTGCTTCACCATTTGTGTGCGGATTTGTGAAGCCGAGAATCTATATTCCTGCGGGTCTTAGCGTACAGGAGCTGCCCTATATTCTGCTGCATGAGCAGACTCATATCCGCAGACGGGATTATCTGATTAAGCCCCTAATGTTTCTGCTGGTGATTCTCCACTGGTTTAATCCGCTGATGTGGCTGTCTTACCGGCTGATGAGCAAGGATATGGAAATGTCCTGTGATGAAGCGGTCCTCAGGAAGCTGGGTCCGCAGATCCGAAGCAGCTACTCCAGCTCTTTACTGGCCCTGGCTGTGCACAGAAGCGGTCTGGCCACCGGCAGCTCGCTGGCTTTTGGGGAGGGCAGTGTGAAGGCCAGAATCAAGCATGTTCTTGCCTACCGCCAGCCGACTTCGGCAAGTATCACAGGCTCCATCCTGGTGCTTGCCCTTATCATTGCAGGCTGTACGGCCAATCCTCAGCCGCTGGAGCCGCCGAAGCTCTATTCCGGTTACGCAGTGAAGCAGCTTCTGGAGAGCCAGACCCCATATGTCGGTAATAACAGCAAGGTATCTGAGCTGGTTGCCGGAATGCCGCTGCCGGATGGGCTGGAAGGGGCAGGTATTGAGCTGACCACGGGCTCCCGCCCTTACGGATTAACGGTCAATTACCTTATGAACGATAAGACAGGCATGTGGAACGAGGAGCTGGGGGCGCTAACCCGCGAGCCGCTGCTCAGCAATTCGGTGCTGCTCTTCAGCCTGATTGATAATGTAGATATCATCAACTACAGCTTAGCGGATGACGGAGTCTCGTACAGCTTCACCTTCACAAGAGAAGAGGCAGATGAACTTATCGGGGAAGACGTGCGGCAGTATGCCGGTGATGAAGCGGGACAGCGCAAGCTGATTGAGCGGCTGGCCAGCGTGTCTCTTGATGCCCAGCCGGCTGCGGTAGGTGAACAGATCTGA
- a CDS encoding chromate transporter → MRTESQAVPGMTRKGKAGALLEVLLVSVKLGLTSFGGPIAHLGYFHNEYIRRRRWMDERSYADLVALCQFLPGPASSQVGIGIGIVRAGLLGGVVAWLGFTLPSVLALVAFAILLQGMDIGQAGWIHGLKIVAVAIVAQAILGMGQKLTPDRSRVTLAVLAASVTLLWHTPYSQVLTIAAAGIAGIGLYRSQKLEEAAKLDIPVRRTVAIACLALFGGLLIALPLFRGSAEAGGLAMFDSFYRSGALVFGGGHVVLPLLEQEVVPPGWVSRADFLAGYGAAQAVPGPLFTFAGYLGAMTAGVSGAIVAILAIFLPAFLLVTGALPFWNGLRQSPKVQGALMGINADVVGILLAAWYDPLWTTAILAPVDFALAAILFVMLVFWKLPPWVVVVAGAAGGVVIGML, encoded by the coding sequence ATGCGGACAGAATCGCAGGCAGTGCCCGGGATGACACGGAAGGGCAAGGCCGGGGCCTTGCTGGAGGTGCTGCTTGTATCGGTTAAGCTCGGCCTGACCTCATTCGGCGGTCCCATTGCCCATCTGGGCTACTTCCACAATGAGTATATCCGCCGGCGGCGGTGGATGGATGAACGGAGCTATGCCGATCTGGTTGCACTGTGCCAGTTCCTCCCCGGTCCGGCCAGCAGCCAGGTGGGTATTGGCATAGGCATTGTACGGGCAGGCCTGCTGGGGGGCGTGGTGGCCTGGCTGGGCTTCACGCTGCCTTCGGTCCTGGCGCTGGTCGCCTTTGCAATCCTGCTGCAAGGCATGGATATTGGCCAGGCAGGCTGGATTCACGGGCTGAAGATTGTGGCTGTAGCAATAGTAGCCCAGGCTATTCTGGGCATGGGGCAGAAGCTGACTCCTGACCGGAGCCGGGTGACCCTGGCGGTGCTTGCCGCATCCGTTACACTGCTGTGGCATACTCCTTACAGTCAGGTGCTGACCATCGCCGCAGCCGGGATCGCCGGAATAGGGTTATACCGCTCACAGAAGCTGGAAGAGGCAGCTAAGCTTGATATCCCGGTCCGCCGGACTGTTGCAATTGCCTGTTTAGCTCTGTTTGGCGGATTGCTGATCGCACTGCCGCTCTTTAGGGGATCGGCGGAGGCGGGGGGACTGGCCATGTTTGACAGCTTTTACCGTTCCGGTGCGCTGGTCTTCGGGGGCGGGCATGTGGTGCTCCCGCTGCTGGAGCAAGAGGTTGTACCCCCGGGCTGGGTTAGCCGGGCCGACTTCCTGGCCGGATATGGCGCTGCGCAGGCGGTTCCCGGTCCGCTGTTCACCTTTGCCGGTTATCTTGGAGCGATGACAGCGGGAGTATCCGGGGCCATCGTGGCTATACTCGCCATCTTCCTGCCAGCCTTCCTGCTGGTAACAGGCGCACTGCCGTTCTGGAATGGGTTACGGCAAAGCCCGAAAGTCCAAGGTGCACTGATGGGCATCAACGCCGACGTGGTCGGAATTCTGCTGGCCGCCTGGTATGACCCGCTGTGGACCACAGCAATTCTGGCACCGGTGGACTTCGCCCTCGCAGCGATCCTGTTCGTCATGCTGGTGTTCTGGAAGCTGCCGCCTTGGGTGGTGGTTGTAGCGGGTGCAGCGGGCGGAGTGGTGATTGGCATGTTGTAA
- a CDS encoding phosphotransferase, translating into MKQVFGNSYSVTKVSKLEGGAQKVVYKLDCTGGFSCILYVWDLTMNYFQEEIANAELNAQSYGSGLFEINNRYLFEHSIRTPLLYDMNRSREQYNFDYALVEYIPGEAAEAYFGHPDSKAKDLIFEQIGEMIRTMHEGESGVYGKPDQVQAALNQRPCHLNQLYNGIAQLSYAAEHHEVIRKNQVKLLDKLYELEARITPRRRYGFIHGELGPNHILVTGEQLEPCLIDIEGAEFYDIEHEHSFLEMRFGGFYCYLKNDRLDDNRLRFYKFHHHLSLISGGLKLLLRGFPDQQLARAILDSHTASALQYIEG; encoded by the coding sequence GTGAAACAGGTCTTCGGCAACAGTTATTCTGTCACCAAGGTCAGCAAGCTGGAAGGGGGAGCCCAGAAGGTGGTCTACAAGCTTGACTGCACCGGCGGATTCTCCTGCATCCTGTATGTGTGGGATCTTACGATGAATTATTTTCAAGAAGAGATTGCGAATGCCGAATTGAATGCCCAGTCCTATGGCAGCGGGTTATTTGAAATCAACAATAGATATCTATTTGAACATTCCATCCGGACACCACTCCTCTATGATATGAACAGGAGCCGGGAACAATATAACTTCGATTATGCACTCGTCGAGTATATCCCCGGAGAAGCTGCCGAAGCATATTTCGGACATCCAGATTCCAAGGCGAAGGATCTTATCTTCGAGCAGATCGGAGAGATGATTCGGACAATGCATGAGGGAGAGAGCGGAGTCTACGGCAAACCGGACCAGGTTCAAGCTGCCCTCAACCAAAGACCGTGCCATCTGAATCAGCTATACAATGGAATTGCCCAATTGTCTTATGCAGCAGAGCATCATGAAGTGATCCGCAAGAATCAAGTGAAGCTGCTCGACAAGCTGTACGAACTGGAAGCCAGAATAACACCCAGAAGGCGTTATGGATTTATCCATGGAGAGCTTGGACCCAATCATATTCTGGTGACGGGGGAGCAGCTGGAGCCTTGCCTGATTGATATTGAAGGCGCTGAATTCTATGATATTGAACATGAACACAGCTTCCTGGAGATGCGGTTTGGCGGGTTCTACTGCTATCTGAAGAATGACCGGCTGGATGATAACCGGCTGCGGTTCTATAAGTTCCACCATCATCTGTCCTTAATCTCAGGCGGGTTGAAATTACTTCTGAGAGGTTTCCCTGACCAGCAGCTCGCGAGAGCAATTCTGGATAGTCATACCGCATCTGCACTGCAATATATAGAAGGTTGA